From one Anopheles cruzii chromosome 3, idAnoCruzAS_RS32_06, whole genome shotgun sequence genomic stretch:
- the LOC128269662 gene encoding 26S proteasome non-ATPase regulatory subunit 2, whose product MSTNEKIEEPVLKTKGKDKDEEKTELSDEDKQLQDELNMLVERLQEADAELYRPSLESMANLIRASTTSMTSVPKPLKFMRQHYETMKEIHKKMTAKLKDVDTLKLCAEIISVLAMTMGTGKECLVYRLLSDNSTENIGEWGHEYVRHLSGEIASNWPESTDNLFKNRLIELIHQIIPYNMAHNAEAEACDLLMEIERLDLLENYVDESAYPRVCLYLQSCVPYVAEPENVSLLKCALNLSRKFKQHTPAMRLAMMINDTELIKEIFMSCGDVAMQKQLAFMLGRQQIFLELPEGSNDYDDLVEIMSNSHLNHHFLNLARELDIMEPKTPEDVYKSHLDNSRAPFGSQIDSARQNLAASFVNGFVNAGFGQDKLLMEDGNKWLYKNKEHGMLSATASLGLILLWDVDGGLTPIDKYLYSNEDYIKSGALLACGIVNCGVRNEVDPALALLSDYVLHQNSTMRIGAILGLGLAYAGSNRLVVLELIGSVFSPERRTGSTMEVMGIAALALGMIAVGSCNSEVTQVLLQVIMDRSEADLKDTYARFLPLGLGLVYLGRQEAGEAITAALEVVAEPFRSMATTMVEICAYAGTGNVLKIQQLLHLCSEHYEPASTSGEEPASKRDPKESSAKEKEDKEKDLSGCQAVAVLGIALIAMGEEIGAEMAFRSFGNLLRYCEPCIRRAVPLALGLISVSNPKLNILDTLSKFSHDSDAEVAHNAIFAMGLVGAGTNNARLASMLRQLAQYHAKDPNNLFMVRIAQGLTHLGKGTFTISPYHSDRQLMSPVAVAGLMAALVSFLDVKNIILGKSHYLLYTLTTAMQPRMLITFTEDLNSCPVPVRVGMAVDVVGQAGKPKTITGFQTHTTPVLLAMGERAELATEEYISLTPIMEGFCILRKNPNYVP is encoded by the exons ATGTCCACAAACGAGAAAATCGAAGAACCCGTGCTGAAAACAAAGGGCAAGGATAAGGATGaggaaaaaacggaactg TCCGACGAAGATAAGCAGCTTCAGGATGAGCTGAACATGCTCGTCGAGCGGCTGCAGGAAGCCGATGCGGAGCTGTACCGCCCGTCGCTTGAGTCAATGGCGAACTTGATACGCGCCTCTACTACCTCGATGACTTCCGTGCCGAAGCCGCTGAAATTCATGCGTCAACATTACGAGACGATGAAAGAAATCCACAAAAAGATGACGGCAAAGCTGAAGGACGTCGACACGTTGAAGCTGTGCGCCGAAATCATCTCCGTGCtggcgatgacgatgggcACCGGCAAGGAGTGTCTGGTGTACCGACTGTTGAGCGACAACAGCACGGAAAACATTGGCGAGTGGGGCCACGAGTACGTCCGGCATCTGTCGGGCGAAATCGCATCCAACTGGCCGGAGTCAACCGACAACCTGTTCAAGAACCGTCTCATCGAGCTGATCCATCAGATCATACCGTACAACATGGCGCACAATGCCGAGGCCGAAGCGTGCGATTTGCTGATGGAAATCGAGCGGCTCGACTTGCTTGAAAATTACGTGGACGAGAGCGCTTATCCGCGGGTCTGTCTCTACCTGCAAAGCTGTGTCCCGTACGTGGCGGAACCGGAGAACGTCAGTTTGCTAAAGTGCGCTCTGAATCTGTCGCGCAAGTTCAAGCAGCACACGCCAGCGATGCGTTTGGCCATGATGATCAACGACACGGAGCTGATCAAGGAGATCTTCATGTCCTGTGGGGACGTTGCGATGCAGAAGCAGCTGGCGTTCATGCTGGGTCGGCAGCAGATTTTCCTAGAGCTGCCCGAGGGCAGCAACGATTACGACGATCTGGTAGAGATTATGTCCAACTCGCACCTAAATCATCACTTCCTGAATCTGGCCCGCGAGCTGGATATCATGGAGCCGAAAACTCCGGAAGACGTGTACAAGTCGCATCTGGACAACTCGCGGGCTCCGTTCGGTTCACAGATCGATTCGGCGCGCCAGAACCTTGCCGCAAGCTTCGTGAACGGATTCGTGAACGCTGGCTTCGGGCAGGACAAGCTGCTGATGGAGGACGGAAATAAGTGGCTGTACAAAAACAAGGAGCACGGAATGCTCAGTGCAACCGCTTCGCTTGGGTTGATTCTCCTGTGGGATGTGGACGGTGGTCTTACGCCAATCGATAAGTATCTGTATTCCAACGAGGACTACATCAAATCGGGCGCTCTGCTGGCGTGCGGCATCGTGAACTGTGGCGTACGGAACGAAGTCGACCCGGCACTGGCTCTGCTGTCCGATTACGTGCTGCACCAGAACAGTACGATGCGAATCGGGGCTATCCTCGGGCTGGGTTTGGCGTATGCCGGCTCGAACCGACTGGTGGTGCTGGAGTTGATTGGTTCGGTGTTTAGCCCGGAACGGCGCACGGGATCGACGATGGAGGTTATGGGCATAGCGGCCCTGGCGCTCGGAATGATCGCCGTTGGATCGTGCAACAGTGAAGTGACGCAAGTGTTGCTGCAAGTCATCATGGATCGAAGTGAGGCCGATCTGAAGGACACTTACGCTCGCTTCCTTCCCCTCGGTCTCGGACTGGTGTACCTCGGTCGGCAGGAGGCCGGCGAGGCGATTACGGCCGCCCTGGAGGTTGTAGccgaaccgttccgttcgatggccaccaCGATGGTGGAAATCTGTGCGTATGCCGGCACTGGCAACGTGCTGAAgatccagcagctgctgcacctTTGCTCGGAGCACTACGAACCGGCTTCCACGTCCGGGGAAGAGCCAGCCTCGAAGAGGGACCCGAAAGAATCATCAGCAAAAGAGAAGGAGGACAAGGAGAAGGATCTGTCCGGATGTCAGGCGGTGGCCGTGCTTGGTATTGCGCTGATTGCCATGGGCGAAGAGATTGGAGCCGAGATGGCGTTCCGATCGTTCGGCAATCTGCTGCGCTACTGCGAACCCTGCATTCGCCGCGCCGTTCCCCTGGCGCTGGGATTGATTTCCGTGTCGAACCCGAAACTCAATATCCTCGATACGTTGAGCAAATTCTCGCACGACAGTGATGCCGAGGTGGCACATAACGCCATCTTCGCCATGGGGCTGGTCGGTGCCGGGACGAACAATGCCCGCCTCGCCTCGATGCTCCGTCAGCTGGCGCAGTACCACGCAAAGGATCCCAACAATCTGTTTATGGTGCGCATCGCCCAAGGACTGACCCATCTCGGTAAGGGCACGTTCACCATCAGCCCCTACCACAGCGATCGCCAGCTGATGAGcccggtggcagtggccggTCTGATGGCAGCTCTCGTTTCTTTCCTGGACGTTAAAAATA TTATTCTCGGAAAGTCCCACTATTTGTTGTACACGCTAACAACTGCGATGCAACCGCGCATGCTGATCACCTTCACCGAAGATCTAAACTCATGCCCCGTACCCGTCCGTGTCGGAATG GCCGTCGACGTAGTGGGACAAGCGGGTAAACCGAAAACCATCACCGGATTCCAGACGCACACCACACCCGTGCTGTTGGCGATGGGCGAACGGGCCGAATTAGCTACCGAGGAGTACATTTCACTCACCCCTATCATGGAAGGATTCTGCATTTTGCGAAAAAATCCCAACTACGTACCGTAA